A stretch of DNA from Thiomicrospira sp. XS5:
ACGTTTTGGCGATTAAACGCTCTCGGTAAATCTTCCGGGGCGACCGGGCCTTCTCGCTCATCGACAAATTTGACGTAGCCCCCCAAGGGAATGGCACTTAGCTGGAACTGAGTTTCGCCCATTTGTCTGCGGTAAAAAACTTTACCGAACCCTAAAGAGAAATGCGTCACTTTGATATTAAAGGCGCGCGCGACAATGTAGTGACCCCATTCATGGATCGCGACCAACAAGCCCATTGCCACAACAAACCCAGCAATCGACCATAAAATCGTCATACCGACATCCATTGCCATACAAAAAAGAACATCGGAACGGCCACCAATAAACTGTCAACACGGTCCAGCAACCCGCCGTGACCCGGCAATAACTGGCTGCTATCTTTTAAATTGGCTTGCCGCTTCAATAAACTTTCGAACAAATCCCCAAAAATCGAGAACAAAGCCACACCAGAAAACACAACAGCCACGGCCAGGTAAGAGTCACTCAGATCGGGCTGCAACCAGTTTAAACCGACAACGGCGATCACAAACGCCAATAAGGCCCCGCCGTAAACGCCTTCCCAAGTTTTCCCCGGACTGACGTGCACGGCCAGCTTGCGACGCCCGAAGCGTCGCCCAGCAAAATAAGCCCCGGTATCAATGGCCCAAACCACAAACAAACTCAACAGCAATATCGCCGGAGACAGCATCGATAAAAACACCATCAAAATGCTGGCGAAGTTGGCCAAGATGAGCACACCTAATACCAAAATCATCACGTTTGATTTAAGCAGATATTGCCCGGCGGTCCATTGATAAATCATGACCATTGTCGCCATTACCGCCATGATCACCAACGTTAGCCACAGCCACAATAACGAACTGTCAACGACATACAACCCCCACGCCGCCAGCGCAACGATCACCCCATATAAAATCCGCGAAAACGGTCGCTCAACTCGAGCAAACCCCGACCACTCCCAGCCACATAAAAACGTTGCGGCCAAGATGAAAAATGCCCAGACCTGGTCATTTGCAAAGAAAAGCAACCCACCCACCAATAAGAATAATAAGGTCGCGGTAATCACTCGCTGCATCAACATGATGAGGTCACCTGCTCGCTGGTTTTACCGAAACGGCGTTCACGGTTTTGAAAGGACGTCACCGCTTGATCAATGGAGTTTTCATTAAAATCCGGCCAGAGCTCATCGGAAAAATACAACTCGGCATAAGCCATTTGCCAAATCAAAAAATTACT
This window harbors:
- a CDS encoding phosphatidate cytidylyltransferase, giving the protein MLMQRVITATLLFLLVGGLLFFANDQVWAFFILAATFLCGWEWSGFARVERPFSRILYGVIVALAAWGLYVVDSSLLWLWLTLVIMAVMATMVMIYQWTAGQYLLKSNVMILVLGVLILANFASILMVFLSMLSPAILLLSLFVVWAIDTGAYFAGRRFGRRKLAVHVSPGKTWEGVYGGALLAFVIAVVGLNWLQPDLSDSYLAVAVVFSGVALFSIFGDLFESLLKRQANLKDSSQLLPGHGGLLDRVDSLLVAVPMFFFVWQWMSV